A genomic stretch from Pseudomonas mendocina includes:
- a CDS encoding branched-chain amino acid ABC transporter permease, which translates to MLYKEAGQFSVRYADDRRFFRLRQDRIGLLALLVFAFAAVPFLGNDYWFSAILIPFLVLSLAGLGLNMLTGYAGQLSLGSAAFMAVGAFATYNFELRVPGLPLLLSIALGGITAALVAIVFGLPSLRIKGFYLLVSTLAAQFFVQWALTRFGWFSNYNSSGVITAPPLQVAGVDFGSPAGRYVLTLAVVVALFWLGGNIVRSELGRNWMAVRDMDTAAAVIGIPLLKTKLLAFAISGFFLGVAGALWAFTYLGTVEPHGFDLSRSFQILFIIIIGGLGSVLGNFLGAAFIVLFPLLLSNLAALLPAGLIDAGQLENLQKMVFGALIILFLIKEPEGLARLWQRFRERARPWPLRY; encoded by the coding sequence ATGCTTTATAAAGAAGCCGGCCAGTTCAGCGTTCGCTATGCCGATGACCGCCGTTTTTTCCGCCTGCGCCAAGATCGTATCGGCCTGCTGGCGCTGCTGGTGTTTGCCTTCGCGGCGGTGCCGTTTCTCGGCAACGATTACTGGTTCAGCGCCATTCTGATTCCGTTTCTGGTGTTGTCCCTGGCTGGGCTTGGCCTGAACATGCTGACTGGCTATGCCGGGCAACTGTCGCTGGGCTCGGCAGCCTTTATGGCGGTGGGCGCCTTTGCCACCTACAACTTTGAGCTGCGCGTGCCGGGCTTGCCGTTGCTGCTGAGCATTGCCTTGGGCGGCATTACCGCAGCGCTGGTAGCGATCGTTTTTGGCCTGCCGAGCTTGCGCATCAAGGGTTTCTATCTGCTGGTCTCGACACTGGCTGCGCAGTTTTTTGTGCAATGGGCTCTGACCCGGTTTGGCTGGTTCTCCAACTACAACTCATCCGGGGTCATTACTGCTCCGCCGTTGCAGGTGGCGGGTGTGGATTTTGGCTCACCGGCCGGGCGTTACGTGCTGACTTTGGCGGTGGTGGTGGCGTTGTTCTGGCTGGGCGGCAACATCGTGCGCAGCGAGTTGGGGCGTAACTGGATGGCGGTGCGCGACATGGACACCGCCGCTGCGGTAATCGGCATTCCGCTGCTCAAAACCAAACTGCTGGCTTTCGCCATCAGCGGTTTCTTTCTCGGTGTGGCCGGAGCGCTGTGGGCGTTCACCTATCTGGGCACGGTGGAGCCTCACGGCTTCGACCTGAGCCGCTCTTTCCAGATCCTTTTCATCATCATTATCGGTGGCTTGGGCAGTGTCCTCGGCAACTTCCTTGGCGCGGCCTTCATCGTGCTGTTCCCGCTCTTGCTGTCGAATCTCGCCGCCTTGCTGCCGGCCGGGCTGATCGACGCTGGTCAGCTGGAGAACCTGCAAAAGATGGTGTTCGGCGCGCTGATCATCCTTTTCCTGATCAAGGAGCCGGAGGGGCTTGCCCGTCTCTGGCAGAGATTTCGCGAGCGCGCACGGCCGTGGCCGCTGCGCTACTGA
- a CDS encoding branched-chain amino acid ABC transporter permease — protein sequence MEFFFEVLIGGLLAGVMYSLVAIGFVLIYKASGVFNFAQGAMVLFSALTFVSLLERGVPFWLVFLITLASMGLLALVVERAVLRPLVNRSPITLFMATLGLSYVIEGAAQALWGAQVHGLELGISDEPLELGGMLLSQFDLFAAGTAALLVIVLSLLFNHTRIGLSLRAVADDPLAAQAVGIRLQRVWAIVWAVAGFVGLVAGLLWGARLGVQFSLSLVVLKALPVLIIGGFTSISGAIVGGLIIGASEKLAEVYLGPIIGGGLENWFPYVLALLFLLVRPAGLFGERAIERV from the coding sequence ATGGAATTCTTTTTTGAAGTACTGATCGGCGGCCTGCTGGCAGGGGTGATGTATTCCCTGGTCGCCATCGGTTTTGTCCTGATCTACAAGGCCAGCGGGGTGTTCAACTTCGCTCAGGGCGCGATGGTGCTGTTCTCGGCGCTGACCTTTGTCAGCCTGCTGGAGCGCGGTGTGCCGTTCTGGCTGGTGTTCCTCATCACCCTGGCGAGCATGGGGCTGTTGGCCCTGGTGGTAGAGCGCGCCGTGTTGCGGCCTTTGGTCAACCGTTCGCCGATCACTTTGTTTATGGCCACGCTGGGCCTGTCCTACGTGATCGAAGGCGCCGCACAGGCGCTGTGGGGCGCGCAGGTGCATGGGCTGGAACTGGGCATCAGTGATGAGCCGCTGGAGCTGGGCGGCATGCTGCTGTCGCAGTTCGATCTGTTTGCCGCTGGCACCGCTGCGCTGCTGGTGATCGTGCTGTCGCTGCTGTTCAACCACACGCGTATTGGTCTGTCGCTGCGGGCAGTGGCGGATGATCCACTGGCGGCGCAGGCAGTCGGCATCCGTCTGCAGCGGGTATGGGCGATCGTGTGGGCGGTGGCGGGTTTTGTCGGCCTTGTGGCAGGGCTGCTGTGGGGGGCGCGTCTCGGCGTGCAGTTCTCGCTGTCACTGGTGGTGCTCAAGGCGCTGCCGGTGCTGATCATCGGCGGCTTTACCTCGATCAGCGGGGCGATTGTCGGCGGGCTGATTATCGGTGCCTCGGAGAAGCTCGCTGAGGTCTATCTCGGCCCCATCATCGGTGGCGGCCTGGAGAACTGGTTCCCCTATGTGCTGGCCCTGTTGTTCCTGCTGGTGCGCCCGGCCGGGTTGTTTGGCGAACGCGCCATCGAGCGGGTCTGA
- a CDS encoding ABC transporter ATP-binding protein encodes MSAAALLELQDISLSFKGVKAISDISFAVAEGEICALIGPNGAGKSSLLNVINGVYQPQQGVIRFDGNSRRSMRPHDAALGGIARTFQNIALFKGMSVLDNVLTGRNLKRRATWLEQALRIGRAAGEDDQQREAAERVLAFLRIQQWRDATVGKLPYGLQKRVELARALAAEPRLLLLDEPMAGMNVDEKAEMSRFILDINREFGTTVVLIEHDIGVVMELSDHVVVLDYGRKIGDGAPDEVRRNPEVIAAYLGTRH; translated from the coding sequence ATGAGTGCTGCGGCGTTGCTGGAACTGCAGGATATTTCGTTGTCATTCAAAGGTGTCAAAGCCATCAGCGACATCAGCTTCGCCGTGGCCGAAGGGGAAATCTGCGCCCTGATTGGCCCCAATGGTGCGGGTAAAAGTTCGCTGCTTAACGTCATCAATGGCGTGTATCAGCCGCAGCAGGGCGTGATCCGTTTTGACGGCAACTCCCGCCGCAGCATGCGTCCCCATGATGCGGCGCTGGGCGGCATCGCCCGTACTTTTCAAAACATCGCCCTGTTCAAAGGCATGAGTGTGCTCGACAACGTGCTCACCGGGCGCAACCTGAAGCGCCGCGCCACCTGGCTTGAACAGGCGTTGCGCATCGGCCGTGCCGCTGGTGAGGACGATCAGCAGCGCGAAGCCGCCGAGCGCGTGCTGGCATTTCTACGTATTCAACAATGGCGCGATGCGACCGTGGGCAAGCTGCCTTACGGCTTGCAGAAGCGTGTCGAGCTGGCCCGTGCGCTGGCTGCTGAACCGCGTCTGTTGCTGCTGGACGAACCCATGGCCGGGATGAACGTCGATGAGAAGGCGGAAATGAGCCGCTTCATCCTGGATATCAACCGCGAGTTCGGCACCACCGTGGTGTTGATTGAGCACGACATCGGCGTGGTGATGGAGCTGTCCGATCACGTCGTGGTGCTCGACTACGGCCGCAAGATCGGCGATGGCGCGCCCGACGAGGTGCGCCGCAACCCTGAGGTGATTGCCGCGTACCTCGGCACCCGCCACTAA
- a CDS encoding AMP-binding protein, whose protein sequence is MSDATRSILPQWLAAQARLNPDAIALRHKRLGIWQVHSWAQVQDEVLALAGALRSAGFATGAQLVIISRPRPEALFAALAAQWLGGVAALFDPLENPEDQAASLREAGVAFVLAEGLEEIQRLHAAGLQPGWLAYADGRGLADKEVRGQALDYAQLRTAVAVQDAPQTQADEAAFAFYRRAVTGVERQHFSHAELLHEGLRLVLGEQLSDREEALAARAFAASGQARYLLAPWLLAGFRLNFPERLETRDQDRRELGPSLVLGTRETYGRLHEQVSQRLPLPGTLRRRWVDWALRPQAGFLQGLIGGALIRKPLLDVLGLTRTRVALVVGAPLSEEVHQLFSGLGIDVRNWSAAERWQDVRETPFSEWPQGLPQPA, encoded by the coding sequence ATGAGCGACGCAACGCGTAGCATTCTTCCTCAATGGCTGGCTGCTCAGGCCCGCCTGAATCCGGACGCCATTGCCCTGCGGCATAAGCGTCTGGGTATCTGGCAGGTACATAGCTGGGCTCAGGTGCAGGACGAGGTGTTGGCCCTGGCTGGTGCCTTACGCTCTGCTGGTTTTGCTACGGGCGCACAGCTGGTGATTATCAGTCGGCCGCGCCCAGAGGCGCTGTTTGCCGCTTTGGCGGCGCAGTGGCTGGGCGGTGTGGCGGCGCTGTTTGATCCACTGGAAAACCCAGAGGATCAGGCCGCGTCGTTGCGTGAGGCGGGCGTTGCGTTTGTTCTGGCAGAAGGTTTGGAAGAAATTCAGCGCCTGCATGCTGCAGGCTTGCAACCGGGATGGCTGGCTTATGCCGATGGCCGTGGCTTGGCTGACAAGGAGGTACGCGGGCAGGCGCTGGATTACGCACAGCTAAGAACGGCTGTTGCTGTGCAGGATGCACCGCAGACGCAGGCTGATGAGGCTGCGTTTGCCTTTTACCGGCGTGCAGTGACGGGCGTCGAACGCCAGCACTTCAGCCATGCAGAACTGCTCCACGAGGGTCTGCGCCTAGTGCTGGGCGAGCAGCTCAGTGACCGTGAAGAGGCCCTGGCCGCCCGCGCCTTTGCGGCCAGCGGCCAGGCCCGCTATCTGCTCGCCCCTTGGTTGCTGGCCGGATTCCGATTGAATTTTCCGGAGCGTCTGGAAACCCGTGATCAGGACCGCCGCGAACTCGGCCCGAGCCTGGTGCTGGGCACCCGCGAAACCTATGGCCGCCTGCATGAGCAGGTGAGTCAGCGCTTGCCGTTACCGGGCACATTACGGCGGCGCTGGGTGGACTGGGCGTTACGCCCGCAAGCAGGTTTTTTGCAAGGTTTGATCGGTGGCGCGCTGATTCGCAAACCGCTGCTCGACGTGCTCGGGCTCACCCGCACACGGGTGGCGCTGGTGGTGGGGGCGCCTTTGAGCGAAGAGGTCCATCAGTTGTTCAGCGGGCTGGGCATTGACGTGCGCAACTGGTCCGCCGCGGAGCGCTGGCAGGATGTGCGCGAAACCCCTTTCAGCGAGTGGCCGCAGGGCTTGCCGCAACCGGCATAA
- the sfnG gene encoding dimethyl sulfone monooxygenase SfnG yields MSQHAIKFAYWVPNVSGGLVVSNIEQRTSWDVDYNRKLAQTAEKAGFEYALSQIRFTAGYGAEFQHESVAISHALLAATEKLKVIAAILPGPWNPALAAKQLSTIDHLTNGRIAINVVSGWFKGEFHAIGEPWLEHDERYRRSEEFIRALKGIWTQDNFTFNGDFYRFRDYTLKPKPLQQPHPEIFQGGSSRAARDMASRVSDWYFTNGNTVEGIKAQIDDIRAKAAANGHSVKVGVNAFIIARDTEEEAKAVLQEIIDKANPDAVNAFGAEVKHAGAASPEGEGNWAKSTFEDLVQYNDGFKTNLIGTPKQIAERIVALKAVGVDLILSGFLHFQEEVEYFGKHVLPLVRELETSKTAEKAVA; encoded by the coding sequence ATGAGCCAACACGCAATCAAATTCGCTTACTGGGTACCGAATGTCAGCGGTGGTCTGGTGGTCAGCAACATTGAGCAGCGCACCAGCTGGGATGTCGACTACAACCGCAAACTGGCGCAAACCGCCGAGAAGGCCGGTTTTGAATATGCCCTGTCGCAGATTCGCTTTACCGCCGGTTATGGGGCCGAGTTTCAGCACGAATCCGTGGCCATCAGCCACGCGCTGCTGGCTGCGACGGAAAAGCTGAAGGTGATCGCCGCGATCCTGCCAGGCCCATGGAACCCAGCGCTGGCGGCCAAACAGTTGTCCACTATTGACCATCTGACCAATGGCCGTATCGCCATCAACGTGGTGTCCGGCTGGTTTAAAGGCGAGTTTCACGCCATCGGCGAACCATGGTTGGAGCACGATGAGCGCTATCGCCGTTCTGAAGAATTTATCCGTGCACTGAAAGGCATCTGGACTCAGGACAACTTCACCTTCAACGGTGACTTCTACCGCTTCCGCGATTACACCCTCAAGCCGAAGCCGCTGCAGCAACCGCACCCAGAAATCTTTCAGGGCGGCAGCTCCCGTGCTGCCCGTGACATGGCTTCACGCGTGTCGGACTGGTACTTCACCAACGGCAATACCGTTGAAGGGATCAAGGCTCAGATCGATGACATTCGCGCCAAGGCCGCTGCCAATGGTCATTCAGTAAAGGTCGGGGTGAACGCTTTCATCATTGCCCGCGACACCGAAGAGGAGGCCAAAGCCGTTCTTCAGGAAATCATCGACAAGGCCAACCCGGACGCGGTTAACGCCTTCGGAGCTGAGGTGAAACACGCCGGTGCTGCCAGCCCGGAAGGTGAGGGCAACTGGGCAAAATCCACTTTTGAGGATCTGGTGCAGTACAACGATGGCTTCAAGACCAACCTGATCGGTACGCCGAAGCAAATTGCAGAGCGCATCGTCGCGTTAAAAGCGGTAGGTGTTGACCTGATCCTTTCTGGCTTCCTGCACTTCCAAGAGGAAGTGGAGTACTTCGGCAAGCATGTGCTGCCGTTGGTGCGCGAGTTGGAAACCAGCAAAACCGCCGAAAAGGCTGTGGCCTGA
- a CDS encoding acyl-CoA dehydrogenase family protein, with protein sequence MTAQQHLPQISTGTDYESLAARFRPIFARIAEGAVDRERERTLPSEQIQWLKEAGFGAVRVPREHGGAGASLPQLFQLLIELAEADSNIPQALRGHFAFVEDRLNAHADSSQQVWFERFVAGDLVGNAWTEVGAVKIGDVITRVSRKGDQWVVNGTKYYSTGSIFADWIDLYARRDDNNADVIAAIRARQDGISHSDDWDGFGQRTTGSGTSTYKDAVVDEVNILDFATRFKYQTAFYQVVLLAVLAGSGRAAVRDFSAEVRKRTRIFSHGNAASVSQDAQVLQVIGKASAQVYTAEAAALRSAEALQQAYLARFGTDSERERQANIAAELESAQAQSAIIDLVLRATTDLFNTLGASGASLSKALDRHWRNARTAASHNPVIYKERIIGDWEVNGTEPPYVWQIGGGSKQP encoded by the coding sequence ATGACGGCTCAACAGCACCTGCCACAGATATCAACCGGCACTGATTACGAGTCATTGGCCGCCCGCTTCCGCCCGATATTCGCGCGTATAGCTGAGGGCGCTGTAGATCGCGAACGTGAGCGCACCTTACCCAGCGAACAAATCCAGTGGCTTAAGGAGGCCGGTTTCGGCGCCGTACGCGTTCCCCGCGAACACGGCGGTGCAGGCGCCTCGTTGCCACAACTGTTTCAATTGCTGATTGAACTAGCAGAGGCCGACTCCAACATTCCGCAAGCACTGCGCGGCCACTTTGCGTTTGTTGAAGACCGCCTCAATGCCCATGCCGACAGTTCGCAGCAGGTCTGGTTTGAGCGTTTTGTGGCTGGCGATCTGGTGGGTAACGCTTGGACTGAAGTAGGCGCAGTTAAAATCGGCGATGTCATCACCCGGGTTTCCCGCAAAGGCGACCAGTGGGTGGTCAATGGCACCAAGTACTACAGCACCGGCAGTATTTTCGCAGACTGGATCGACCTCTATGCCCGCCGTGACGATAACAATGCAGATGTCATAGCAGCCATTCGCGCCCGCCAGGACGGCATCAGCCACAGTGACGACTGGGATGGCTTCGGCCAGCGCACCACGGGCAGCGGCACCTCTACTTATAAGGATGCAGTGGTAGATGAAGTAAACATTCTCGACTTTGCCACCCGCTTCAAATACCAGACAGCCTTTTATCAAGTGGTTCTACTGGCTGTGTTGGCCGGTTCTGGCCGTGCTGCCGTGCGCGACTTCTCAGCTGAGGTCCGCAAGCGTACGCGTATCTTCAGCCACGGCAACGCGGCCAGCGTTAGCCAAGACGCCCAGGTACTACAAGTGATCGGCAAAGCCTCCGCTCAGGTGTACACCGCCGAAGCCGCAGCTCTGCGATCAGCCGAGGCATTGCAACAGGCCTATCTGGCCCGCTTTGGCACCGACAGCGAGCGTGAACGCCAAGCCAACATCGCCGCCGAACTGGAGTCAGCCCAGGCGCAGAGCGCCATCATCGACCTGGTACTGCGCGCCACAACGGACCTGTTCAACACCCTCGGTGCCTCTGGCGCCAGCCTCAGCAAAGCACTCGACCGTCATTGGCGTAACGCCCGTACGGCGGCTTCGCACAACCCGGTTATTTACAAGGAACGGATCATCGGTGATTGGGAAGTCAACGGCACAGAACCGCCCTATGTCTGGCAGATCGGTGGCGGCTCTAAACAGCCCTGA
- a CDS encoding OmpW family outer membrane protein — MPLASWTKPLLLGSALIAASSPVLSADSPWLVRAGISKVVPTSDSGSIQQGEIDIGNDTGPTFNIAYFLTPNLAIDVLGGLPLKHDIKLNGSKVGDTKQLPPIVTLQWHFLPDAQIRPFVGIGLNYTYFYDEKLDSGAKLELSDSWGLAYQVGLDVAIDDNWSVGGDVRYANIDSSVKIAGEKVGSVDVDPFVYSLNLAYRF; from the coding sequence ATGCCTCTAGCGTCATGGACTAAACCCCTTCTGCTCGGCAGCGCGTTGATCGCAGCCAGCTCCCCGGTTCTATCAGCTGACAGCCCTTGGCTCGTGCGCGCAGGTATCAGCAAAGTCGTTCCGACTTCGGATTCCGGCAGCATCCAGCAAGGAGAAATCGACATCGGTAACGACACCGGCCCGACCTTCAACATTGCTTATTTCCTTACGCCCAATCTTGCTATCGACGTGCTCGGCGGCCTGCCACTTAAACACGACATCAAGCTCAACGGCAGCAAAGTTGGCGACACCAAACAGTTGCCACCGATTGTCACCCTGCAATGGCACTTCTTGCCTGATGCACAGATCCGCCCCTTTGTCGGTATCGGCCTGAATTACACCTATTTCTACGACGAGAAGCTGGATAGCGGCGCCAAACTGGAGCTCTCCGATTCATGGGGGCTGGCCTATCAGGTCGGACTTGATGTCGCCATTGATGACAACTGGAGCGTGGGCGGCGATGTGCGCTACGCCAATATCGACAGCAGCGTGAAGATCGCTGGCGAGAAAGTCGGCAGCGTCGATGTGGACCCCTTCGTTTACAGCCTAAATCTCGCCTACCGCTTCTAA
- a CDS encoding SfnB family sulfur acquisition oxidoreductase — MTQAADPFIQKQSSTPAHKLQSEAEAIATARKLAQEFRREAAVRDRERRLPITELDAYSQSGLWSILVPKQYGGLGASYRTVGEVFKLIAAADGSLGQLPQNHFVILVHLALDASEEQKRFFFDLALSGTRFGNAFSERGSKHVADFQTKIQPDGNDYVVNGQKFFSTGALLAHWIPIVTVDNQGRPHLAVVKRETEGLKVINDWSSFGQKTTASGTVLIENVKVPASQVIPIWQAFDRPTASGAISQFIQAAIDAGLARGALEDTLDYVRRHTRPWIDSGVEKATDDPYILQQIGDLHIRLRAAEAVLDLAADAIDKALLEANEETVAQASLLTAEAKVLTTEVAILASNRLFELAGARATLEEYGLDRHWRNARVHTLHDPVRWKYHIIGNYVLNGVKPPRHPWN, encoded by the coding sequence ATGACTCAAGCTGCCGATCCATTCATCCAAAAACAGTCCTCCACACCTGCGCATAAGCTGCAAAGCGAAGCCGAGGCCATTGCAACCGCACGCAAACTTGCACAGGAGTTCCGCCGGGAAGCGGCTGTACGCGACCGCGAACGACGCCTGCCCATCACCGAACTGGATGCGTACTCACAAAGTGGCCTGTGGAGCATACTGGTCCCCAAGCAATATGGTGGCCTCGGAGCCAGTTACCGCACCGTAGGCGAGGTGTTCAAGCTGATCGCCGCAGCTGACGGCTCCCTCGGCCAGTTGCCACAAAACCACTTCGTAATTCTCGTGCACCTGGCACTGGATGCCAGTGAAGAGCAAAAGCGCTTCTTCTTCGACCTGGCCTTGTCAGGCACTCGATTCGGAAATGCCTTCTCAGAACGAGGCAGTAAGCATGTGGCTGACTTCCAGACCAAAATCCAGCCAGATGGCAATGACTATGTAGTCAACGGCCAGAAATTCTTCTCTACCGGCGCCCTGCTGGCACACTGGATTCCGATTGTCACCGTGGACAATCAAGGCCGCCCACACCTGGCCGTGGTAAAGCGCGAAACCGAAGGGCTTAAAGTCATCAATGACTGGTCCAGCTTTGGCCAAAAGACCACTGCCAGCGGCACGGTGCTGATCGAAAATGTAAAAGTGCCTGCTAGTCAGGTTATCCCCATCTGGCAAGCCTTCGACCGCCCAACCGCAAGCGGAGCTATTTCACAATTCATTCAGGCTGCCATTGACGCAGGCCTAGCCCGGGGCGCTCTCGAGGACACCCTGGATTACGTGCGCCGCCACACCCGCCCATGGATTGATTCGGGCGTTGAGAAAGCCACGGACGATCCTTACATCCTGCAACAAATTGGCGACCTACACATTCGTCTGCGTGCGGCCGAGGCCGTTCTGGACTTGGCAGCAGATGCCATCGACAAGGCCCTGCTCGAAGCCAATGAGGAAACCGTCGCACAGGCCTCACTGCTGACCGCTGAAGCAAAGGTACTGACCACAGAAGTAGCCATTCTGGCCAGCAACCGCCTGTTCGAGCTGGCGGGTGCCCGCGCTACGCTTGAGGAGTACGGCCTCGATCGACACTGGCGCAACGCCCGCGTACACACGCTGCATGACCCGGTACGTT